The Fusobacterium polymorphum genome segment GTCTTGGAATAACGTGAACAGATTTTACTTCTCCAACTCTTTCAGCAGCAGCAGCTCCTGCATCAACAGCAGCTTTAACAGCTCCTACATCTCCTCTAACCATAACAGTTACAAGTCCTGAACCTATTTTTTCATAACCTACTAATTCAACATTTGCTGATTTAGTCATAGCATCTGCTGCTTCTATAGCTCCAACAAGTCCTTTAGTTTCTATCATACCTAATGCGTTACTCATAAATATCTCCTCCTAAATTTATTTTTTATTCTTATGTTTTTTATTTCCTTTTACTACTTGAATTTCTTTTATTTCTTCCAAGATTTCATTGACTTCATCAGTCTCATTATTGTCAATAATTTCTTCTATAATAACTTCTTCTTTTTCTTCAAGTTTTTTATCAGTTTTTTCTTTTTCAACTTTTATAATTTTATCTAATTCATCAGAGGGTCTTGCAATAACAAGTTTACTAACAACTTGGCATACTCTTTCAGCTGCCATACTTGCAGCATCAACAGCAGCTTTTACTGCTGAAACTCCTCCAACAATTTTTACAAGAACCATTCCTGAGCCTTTGGTTAATTCATAGCCTATAACTTTTACATCAGCAGCTTTACTTGCAGTATCTGCTGCTTCTATAGCTCCAACCAATCCGACTACTTCAATAAGTCCAAGTGCCTCTAACATCACTTCCCTCCTTTCATTTGAGTTGAGAAAGGGAT includes the following:
- the pduA gene encoding propanediol utilization microcompartment protein PduA, with the translated sequence MSNALGMIETKGLVGAIEAADAMTKSANVELVGYEKIGSGLVTVMVRGDVGAVKAAVDAGAAAAERVGEVKSVHVIPRPHTDTEKLLPKLDK
- a CDS encoding BMC domain-containing protein, which encodes MLEALGLIEVVGLVGAIEAADTASKAADVKVIGYELTKGSGMVLVKIVGGVSAVKAAVDAASMAAERVCQVVSKLVIARPSDELDKIIKVEKEKTDKKLEEKEEVIIEEIIDNNETDEVNEILEEIKEIQVVKGNKKHKNKK